One window of Ziziphus jujuba cultivar Dongzao chromosome 5, ASM3175591v1 genomic DNA carries:
- the LOC132803669 gene encoding uncharacterized protein LOC132803669, with amino-acid sequence RITPPPQLLPQIGDIPHSNFQYDFDFERKVIAEAEKENQNWSRLGLENLPARTTSSASSVGTSVDPVVSKYIASGLNREAVPLAVAHYGDNPTKVFS; translated from the exons CGAATCACTCCACCA CCTCAACTACTACCACAAATAGGTGACATACCCCACAGTAATTTCcaatatgattttgattttgagagaaaagttATAGCTGAAGCAgagaaagaaaaccaaaattgGAGCAGGCTTGGGTTGGAAAACCTTCCAGCTAGGACTACGTCATCAGCATCTTCAGTG GGCACTTCTGTGGATCCTGTAGTGAGCAAATATATTGCTTCAGGGCTTAATCGAGAAGCTGTTCCTCTTGCTGTTGCACATTACGGAGACAATCCTACCAAGGTGTTTTCTTGA
- the LOC107422304 gene encoding GDSL esterase/lipase EXL3-like: MHFMEKKHLYSWTSKITLLLFVLSVYYMVSSRAEGGGISIAANKSFPAVIMFGDSIADTGNNNYNPNSLARCNFPPYGKDFKGGIPTGRFSNGKVPSDLIAEELGIKELIPPYLDPSLQPNDLLTGVSFAVGGVGYDPLTAKLVDVTTLSGQLEQFKEYIGKLNAIVGVERSKSIVAKSLIIVVASSNDIANTFSATGVRKWNYDIPSYTDLMLNYASQFFKSLYGLGVRRFGVFSAPPVGCVPSQRTLLGGFRRDCAEDSNQAALLFNSKLSAHLDYLNKNLPNANFLYIDVYNPLLDIINNPNKYGFENAIKGCCGTGDLEVAILCNQLEPTTCQDDSKYVFWDSYHPTERAYKIIVQELGPPPFLDPMNFGMHQEYALRY, encoded by the exons ATGCATTTCATGGAAAAGAAACATTTATACTCATGGACGTCCAAAATTACACTATTGTTATTTGTGTTGTCAGTTTATTATATGGTTTCGTCCAGAGCAGAAGGAGGTGGGATTAGTATAGCAGCAAATAAATCATTTCCGGCAGTGATTATGTTCGGAGATTCTATAGCTGACACAGGGAATAATAATTACAATCCGAATTCGCTGGCCAGGTGCAATTTCCCTCCCTATGGGAAGGACTTCAAAGGAGGAATACCAACCGGAAGATTTTCCAACGGCAAGGTCCCATCAGACCTCATAG CGGAAGAATTGGGAATTAAAGAGCTTATACCCCCTTACTTGGATCCATCCCTACAGCCCAATGATCTCCTCACTGGTGTTAGCTTCGCTGTTGGCGGCGTAGGATATGACCCATTGACGGCAAAACTTGTG gACGTAACGACATTATCTGGTCAATTGGAACAATTTAAAGAATACATAGGGAAGCTGAATGCAATAGTGGGAGTGGAAAGAAGCAAGTCTATCGTGGCTAAGAGTCTGATTATCGTAGTAGCAAGCAGTAATGATATTGCAAATACGTTTTCTGCGACCGGTGTTAGGAAATGGAATTATGATATTCCTTCTTACACTGACCTCATGCTCAACTATGCTTCTCAATTTTTTAAGTCGCTGTACGGACTTGGGGTACGAAGATTTGGTGTTTTCAGTGCCCCACCGGTTGGATGTGTGCCATCTCAACGAACTCTTTTAGGTGGCTTTCGAAGAGATTGTGCAGAGGATTCCAACCAAGCAGCCTTGTTGTTCAATTCTAAACTCTCTGCACACCTTGATTACCTTAATAAAAATCTTCCAAATGCAAACTTCTTATACATTGATGTTTACAATCCACTTCTCGATATCATTAACAATCCTAATAAATATG GCTTTGAAAATGCGATTAAAGGGTGTTGTGGTACTGGGGACCTGGAGGTGGCAATACTATGTAACCAATTGGAGCCGACCACGTGCCAGGACGACAGTAAATATGTATTTTGGGATAGTTACCATCCAACAGAAAGAGCATACAAAATCATCGTCCAAGAactaggg cctccaccatttttggacccaatgAACTTCGGAATGCATCAAGAATACGCCCTCCGGTACTAA
- the LOC107422295 gene encoding GDSL esterase/lipase EXL3-like produces MQLCSSSSPIPILMILYSVAVFVVLIKPCKGLIKLPPNQVIPAVIVFGDSIMDTGNNNDLKSLVKCNFPPYGQDFKGQKPTGRFGNGFVPSDFIVQELGIKELLPAYSDPNIRPQDLITGVCFASGGTGFDPMTPKIAAVLSFDDQLKMFREYIGKLQAMVGEERTKFILANSLFLVVAGSDDIANTYFTIRVRKLQYSVPAYTDLMVNSASSFIQEIYGLGARRIGVFSTPPIGCVPSQRTLGGGVLRECAQEYNGAATLFNSKLSATLDSLTSHLPNSKLVYIDVYTPLLDLILNYQKYGFGYVNKGCCGTGAIEVAVLCNPLSPTCTNSSDHVFWDSYHPTEATYRFLIPKLMNKYINAFF; encoded by the exons ATGCAACTGTGCAGCTCTTCTTCTCCAATTCCAATACTGATGATATTGTATTCAGTTGCAGTGTTTGTTGTTCTTATCAAACCTTGCAAGGGTTTGATAAAGCTGCCACCAAATCAGGTAATTCCAGCAGTAATAGTGTTTGGAGATTCGATCATGGATACTGGCAACAACAACGACCTGAAGTCTCTTGTTAAGTGTAACTTCCCTCCCTACGGCCAGGATTTCAAGGGCCAAAAACCAACTGGCAGGTTTGGTAATGGATTTGTGCCCTCTGACTTCATAG TGCAAGAATTAGGAATAAAAGAGTTGCTGCCAGCATATTCAGATCCAAATATTCGTCCTCAAGATCTTATCACGGGTGTTTGCTTTGCTTCGGGTGGCACAGGATTTGATCCCATGACACCCAAAATAGCG gcAGTGTTGTCTTTCGATGATCAACTAAAAATGTTCAGAGAATACATTGGGAAGCTTCAAGCAATGGTTGGAGAAGAGAGAACAAAATTCATATTAGCCAATAGCCTGTTTCTCGTGGTAGCAGGAAGTGACGACATAGCCAATACCTACTTTACTATTCGTGTCAGAAAATTGCAATACAGTGTTCCTGCTTACACTGACCTTATGGTCAACTCTGCCTCCAGTTTCATCCAG gaaatttaTGGACTTGGAGCTAGAAGGATCGGAGTGTTCAGTACCCCACCAATTGGATGTGTGCCATCCCAAAGGACATTGGGGGGAGGAGTACTCAGGGAGTGTGCACAAGAATACAATGGAGCCGCAACATTATTTAACTCTAAACTCTCTGCCACGTTGGACTCCTTAACCTCTCACCTGCCAAACAGCAAGTTGGTCTACATTGATGTTTACACTCCTCTACTCGACCTCATTCTCAACTATCAAAAATatg GATTTGGATATGTGAACAAAGGGTGCTGTGGCACAGGGGCCATAGAGGTTGCAGTACTATGCAACCCCTTATCTCCCACGTGTACAAATTCGTCGGATCATGTCTTCTGGGATAGCTATCATCCCACAGAAGCAACATACAGATTCCTAATTCCCAAACTtatgaataaatatatcaatgcCTTTTTCTAG
- the LOC107408726 gene encoding protein FREE1 isoform X1 — MQQGDFSSAPYYPYPYHQNPSSNPSSNNNTIPIPSSAPADLHQSSYASAPPFTNSYAPSDYSGYPPTYPPYQQNPDPIPAPPTAPSYTPPTPNSNLQSFNPASQPPSFPSFESHTPYQSQPQQQSYYPPFDQHQTTSSYGTPPISIPQNPNPNQIPNSSYSSVYSVPPYNQPSASVPPVYDNSFENYVKYDQNSAYFDDRYGGDNRSRSDYGSNLYGKRYDSGGRDDLYGDGVYPYEGGKVEPYGARGTAPKSSTWSAFDDYGRSISFPSGKDSPVSSSKIVKAVPKADTQSDVKSGVQKFRVKLLAESGGQSTMDVLCQIGLDGIRMLDPSTSRTLRIYPLETITRCEVTDSSTLSFWSKSSVDFEPRRIRLQSNSYTTNTLLDIITAATVQWKEMGGRSRPTESLKTTEQPMEKKKGFTDWMNLVKPGNEEKDHWVPDEAVSKCTSCATDFGAFVRKHHCRNCGDIFCDKCTQGRIALTAEENAQPVRVCDRCMAEVTQRLNNAKEAASKPAGLQSHEDLAKKLQEEMEKNRKSSSVACVSIGLKSDGSGRRMREVACPICTVHLQVQVPSSGSETIECGVCQHPFLVSAH; from the exons ATGCAACAAGGGGATTTCAGCTCCGCTCCATACTATCCCTATCCCTATCATCAAAACCCTAGCTCTAACcccagcagcaacaacaacactATTCCAATCCCTAGCTCCGCTCCCGCCGATCTCCATCAGAGTTCTTACGCTTCAGCGCCTCCGTTTACCAACAGTTACGCTCCCTCCGATTACTCCGGCTATCCTCCGACTTACCCTCCCTATCAGCAAAATCCCGATCCGATCCCCGCCCCTCCCACTGCCCCTTCCTACACACCCCCAACTCCCAATTCTAACTTGCAGTCCTTTAATCCCGCATCGCAGCCCCCTTCCTTCCCCTCCTTTGAATCGCATACACCCTACCAATCTCAGCCCCAGCAGCAATCCTACTATCCGCCATTCGATCAGCATCAGACGACTTCCAGTTATGGGACTCCTCCGATTTCAATTCCccaaaaccctaaccctaatcAAATTCCAAATTCCTCCTATTCCTCCGTCTACTCCGTCCCCCCCTATAATCAACCAAGCGCTTCGGTTCCGCCGGTTTACGATAATTCGTTCGAGAATTATGTGAAATATGATCAGAACAGTGCGTATTTCGACGATAGATATGGAGGTGATAATCGGAGCCGATCCGATTACGGGTCGAATCTCTATGGAAAGCGTTACGATTCGGGTGGTCGCGACGATTTGTATGGCGATGGTGTTTACCCTTATGAAGGGGGCAAGGTGGAACCGTACGGGGCAAGGGGCACTGCGCCTAAGTCGTCGACGTGGTCGGCGTTCGATGATTATGGGAGGTCGATCAGTTTCCCGTCTGGGAAGGACTCACCTGTCAGTTCTAGCAAGATTGTGAAAGCAGTCCCGAAGGCAGATACCCAGTCCGACGTGAAAAGTGGGGTCCAGAAGTTTCGAGTCAAGCTGTTGGCTGAAAGTGGAGGACAGAGTACCATGGATGTTCTTTGCCAG ATTGGATTGGATGGAATTAGGATGCTTGACCCTAGTACCAGTCGGACATTAAGAATATATCCTCTGGAGACCATTACAAGATGTGAA GTAACCGACTCATCCACCCTTTCATTTTGGTCAAAGAGCTCTGTGGACTTTGAGCCTAGACGTATTAGATTACAATCAAATAGTTACACTACCAACACTCTTTTGGATATAATAACTGCTGCAACTGTACAG TGGAAGGAGATGGGTGGAAGAAGCAGGCCTACTGAGTCTTTGAAGACAACCGAACAGCctatggagaaaaagaaaggtttTACCGATTGGATGAACTTGGTGAAGCCTGGAAATGAGGAGAAAGATCATTGG gTCCCTGATGAAGCAGTTTCAAAGTGTACATCATGTGCGACAGATTTTGGGGCTTTTGTGCGTAAG CATCACTGCCGGAACTGTGGAGATATTTTCTGTGACAAGTGTACCCAAGGTAGAATTGCTCTTACTGCTGAAGAGAATGCTCAGCCTGTGCGAGTTTGTGACCGATGCATG GCTGAAGTGACACAGAGGCTTAATAATGCTAAGGAAGCAGCTAGTAAACCTGCAGGATTGCAGAGTCACGAGGATCTTGCCAAGAAGCTTCAG GAGGAGATGGAAAAGAATCGCAAATCATCATCAg TTGCTTGTGTTTCCATAGGCTTGAAGTCAGATGGATCAGGGAGACGGATGAGGGAAGTTGCCTGTCCTATTTGCACTGTCCACTTGCAG GTCCAAGTTCCCAGTTCCGGTTCGGAAACCATTGAATGTGGGGTTTGCCAGCATCCATTTCTTGTCAGTGCTCattaa
- the LOC107408726 gene encoding protein FREE1 isoform X2 — protein sequence MQQGDFSSAPYYPYPYHQNPSSNPSSNNNTIPIPSSAPADLHQSSYASAPPFTNSYAPSDYSGYPPTYPPYQQNPDPIPAPPTAPSYTPPTPNSNLQSFNPASQPPSFPSFESHTPYQSQPQQQSYYPPFDQHQTTSSYGTPPISIPQNPNPNQIPNSSYSSVYSVPPYNQPSASVPPVYDNSFENYVKYDQNSAYFDDRYGGDNRSRSDYGSNLYGKRYDSGGRDDLYGDGVYPYEGGKVEPYGARGTAPKSSTWSAFDDYGRSISFPSGKDSPVSSSKIVKAVPKADTQSDVKSGVQKFRVKLLAESGGQSTMDVLCQIGLDGIRMLDPSTSRTLRIYPLETITRCEVTDSSTLSFWSKSSVDFEPRRIRLQSNSYTTNTLLDIITAATVQWKEMGGRSRPTESLKTTEQPMEKKKGFTDWMNLVKPGNEEKDHWVPDEAVSKCTSCATDFGAFVRKHHCRNCGDIFCDKCTQGRIALTAEENAQPVRVCDRCMAEVTQRLNNAKEAASKPAGLQSHEDLAKKLQEEMEKNRKSSSGLKSDGSGRRMREVACPICTVHLQVQVPSSGSETIECGVCQHPFLVSAH from the exons ATGCAACAAGGGGATTTCAGCTCCGCTCCATACTATCCCTATCCCTATCATCAAAACCCTAGCTCTAACcccagcagcaacaacaacactATTCCAATCCCTAGCTCCGCTCCCGCCGATCTCCATCAGAGTTCTTACGCTTCAGCGCCTCCGTTTACCAACAGTTACGCTCCCTCCGATTACTCCGGCTATCCTCCGACTTACCCTCCCTATCAGCAAAATCCCGATCCGATCCCCGCCCCTCCCACTGCCCCTTCCTACACACCCCCAACTCCCAATTCTAACTTGCAGTCCTTTAATCCCGCATCGCAGCCCCCTTCCTTCCCCTCCTTTGAATCGCATACACCCTACCAATCTCAGCCCCAGCAGCAATCCTACTATCCGCCATTCGATCAGCATCAGACGACTTCCAGTTATGGGACTCCTCCGATTTCAATTCCccaaaaccctaaccctaatcAAATTCCAAATTCCTCCTATTCCTCCGTCTACTCCGTCCCCCCCTATAATCAACCAAGCGCTTCGGTTCCGCCGGTTTACGATAATTCGTTCGAGAATTATGTGAAATATGATCAGAACAGTGCGTATTTCGACGATAGATATGGAGGTGATAATCGGAGCCGATCCGATTACGGGTCGAATCTCTATGGAAAGCGTTACGATTCGGGTGGTCGCGACGATTTGTATGGCGATGGTGTTTACCCTTATGAAGGGGGCAAGGTGGAACCGTACGGGGCAAGGGGCACTGCGCCTAAGTCGTCGACGTGGTCGGCGTTCGATGATTATGGGAGGTCGATCAGTTTCCCGTCTGGGAAGGACTCACCTGTCAGTTCTAGCAAGATTGTGAAAGCAGTCCCGAAGGCAGATACCCAGTCCGACGTGAAAAGTGGGGTCCAGAAGTTTCGAGTCAAGCTGTTGGCTGAAAGTGGAGGACAGAGTACCATGGATGTTCTTTGCCAG ATTGGATTGGATGGAATTAGGATGCTTGACCCTAGTACCAGTCGGACATTAAGAATATATCCTCTGGAGACCATTACAAGATGTGAA GTAACCGACTCATCCACCCTTTCATTTTGGTCAAAGAGCTCTGTGGACTTTGAGCCTAGACGTATTAGATTACAATCAAATAGTTACACTACCAACACTCTTTTGGATATAATAACTGCTGCAACTGTACAG TGGAAGGAGATGGGTGGAAGAAGCAGGCCTACTGAGTCTTTGAAGACAACCGAACAGCctatggagaaaaagaaaggtttTACCGATTGGATGAACTTGGTGAAGCCTGGAAATGAGGAGAAAGATCATTGG gTCCCTGATGAAGCAGTTTCAAAGTGTACATCATGTGCGACAGATTTTGGGGCTTTTGTGCGTAAG CATCACTGCCGGAACTGTGGAGATATTTTCTGTGACAAGTGTACCCAAGGTAGAATTGCTCTTACTGCTGAAGAGAATGCTCAGCCTGTGCGAGTTTGTGACCGATGCATG GCTGAAGTGACACAGAGGCTTAATAATGCTAAGGAAGCAGCTAGTAAACCTGCAGGATTGCAGAGTCACGAGGATCTTGCCAAGAAGCTTCAG GAGGAGATGGAAAAGAATCGCAAATCATCATCAg GCTTGAAGTCAGATGGATCAGGGAGACGGATGAGGGAAGTTGCCTGTCCTATTTGCACTGTCCACTTGCAG GTCCAAGTTCCCAGTTCCGGTTCGGAAACCATTGAATGTGGGGTTTGCCAGCATCCATTTCTTGTCAGTGCTCattaa
- the LOC125422856 gene encoding probable BOI-related E3 ubiquitin-protein ligase 2, translating into MAVQAQFYSGNPGLPSICGLQDWSLDPVSGVEDGVRFGTRQTPQQTQFHLQQGSQNLAFDCNHGVSPCSSCNSVLRVAFSQALDAQLELQRQELECILQLQNEKLKFALQEQRKQQLAVLLSSFESRTLSLIRQKEEDLVQATKRGMELQDRLRKAEMESATWQRVAKENEAMVIHLNNTLEQVKERQFLFNNGAEDAESFCDSFQRGNRERQGKKLACKSCNIQTSCVLFLPCRHLCSCNYCEAFLASCPICESAKEATMEVFLV; encoded by the exons ATGGCTGTTCAGGCGCAGTTTTATTCAGGAAATCCAGGCTTACCATCAATCTGTGGTCTACAGGATTGGTCTCTGGATCCTGTTTCTGGTGTTGAAGATGGTGTTCGCTTTGGTACCCGTCAAACCCCTCAGCAAACTCAGTTTCATCTGCAACAAGGATCTCAAAATTTGGCTTTTGATTGTAACCATGGGGTTTCTCCGTGTTCCAGTTGCAATAGCGTTCTTCGTGTGGCGTTTTCTCAAGCTCTGGATGCTCAGCTGGAGTTACAGAGACAGGAGCTTGAATGCATTCTTCAGTTACAg aATGAGAAGTTGAAATTTGCTTTGCAAGAGCAAAGAAAACAACAGCTCGCAGTCCTATTGAGTAGTTTCGAATCAAGAACATTGAGTTTGATTCGGCAAAAAGAAGAGGATTTGGTTCAAGCAACAAAGAGAGGAATGGAGCTTCAAGATCGGTTGAGGAAAGCAGAGATGGAAAGCGCAACATGGCAGAGAGTGGCAAAAGAAAACGAAGCCATGGTCATTCACCTCAACAACACACTTGAACAGGTTAAGGAGAGACAGTTTTTGTTCAATAACGGAGCAGAAGATGCAGAGTCTTTCTGTGACTCGTTCCAGAGAGGAAACAGAGAGCGTCAAGGGAAAAAGTTGGCTTGCAAAAGCTGCAACATTCAGACCTCATGCGTTCTTTTCCTACCTTGCAGACACCTTTGCTCCTGCAACTACTGTGAAGCTTTTCTTGCTTCTTGTCCGATATGTGAATCCGCAAAGGAAGCAACCATGGAGGTATTTTTGGTCtag